Proteins found in one Aneurinibacillus uraniidurans genomic segment:
- a CDS encoding ABC transporter ATP-binding protein, with protein MLRIESKGLTKEFKSYTSRPGLSGAFRDLFNRQYKTMRAVDGIDLQIEPGEIVGYIGENGAGKSTTIKMLTGILMPTSGYLRVNGMDPHREREKFVQTIGVVFGQRSQLWWDIAVQESFSLLKKVYRISDEQYKKHMGHVIDVLHIDELLTKPVRKLSLGQRMRCELAAALIHNPPLLFLDEPTIGLDVLVKLNIRDFLKEMNETYGTTILLTTHDLSDIEALSSRVVMLDSGKIIYDGGLNELRTTWGDQKRIVMEFVHPADVVRLQQLTGPLPVVWEKENDVRFQALISEGDLAVSDLLARIIPHYEVKDISVEAVSTEEIVRNIYQEGINHV; from the coding sequence ATGTTACGAATTGAAAGCAAAGGACTGACAAAAGAGTTTAAATCATATACAAGCCGTCCGGGCCTCTCCGGAGCGTTCCGTGATTTGTTTAACCGTCAATATAAAACGATGCGGGCAGTAGACGGCATTGATCTACAGATTGAACCCGGTGAGATTGTCGGCTACATCGGAGAGAATGGAGCGGGAAAATCAACTACGATCAAGATGCTTACAGGAATCCTTATGCCAACATCCGGTTACTTGCGTGTAAACGGCATGGACCCTCACCGGGAACGGGAGAAATTCGTGCAGACGATTGGGGTCGTGTTTGGCCAGCGCAGCCAGCTCTGGTGGGATATTGCTGTACAGGAGTCATTCAGTCTGCTCAAAAAGGTATACCGCATCTCAGATGAGCAGTACAAAAAACATATGGGCCACGTCATTGATGTCCTTCATATTGATGAGCTGCTGACGAAGCCGGTGCGCAAGCTTAGTCTTGGGCAGCGGATGCGCTGTGAATTGGCGGCGGCCTTGATTCACAATCCGCCGCTTCTGTTTCTAGATGAGCCAACGATCGGGCTTGATGTGCTCGTAAAACTGAACATCCGTGACTTCTTAAAAGAAATGAATGAAACGTATGGAACAACAATCTTGCTCACGACTCATGATCTGTCTGATATTGAAGCGTTGTCCTCGCGGGTTGTGATGCTTGATAGCGGCAAGATTATTTATGATGGTGGGCTGAATGAGCTTCGGACAACATGGGGGGATCAAAAACGGATTGTGATGGAATTCGTTCACCCGGCGGATGTTGTGCGATTGCAGCAGTTAACCGGACCGCTTCCGGTTGTGTGGGAAAAAGAAAATGATGTGCGATTCCAGGCTCTGATTAGTGAAGGGGATCTAGCTGTATCGGATCTGCTGGCTCGAATTATTCCGCACTATGAAGTAAAAGATATCTCTGTTGAAGCTGTTAGTACGGAAGAGATTGTGCGCAATATTTATCAGGAAGGGATCAATCATGTTTAG
- a CDS encoding ABC transporter permease yields the protein MYAEIIRIRFLTMLAYRVNYYSGIIIYAINIGAYYFLWNAIYGGQSTMGGLTAHQMVTYVAISWMARAFYFNNIDREMAQDIKEGKVAIEMIRPYNYLVVKMMQGLGEGIFRLVFFSVPGMVIVSFIFPISFPADVSIWSWYAISLAFSFIINTQINLITGLLTFFFYNNEGLMHAKRVIVDLFSGLILPISFYPLWAQHILQYLPFQAISYVPGVIFTGALTGEKLYHALLIQGVWVVVLLIPISLMWWQARRNVIIQGG from the coding sequence ATGTATGCGGAAATCATCCGCATCCGGTTTTTGACGATGTTGGCGTACCGTGTGAATTACTACAGCGGCATCATTATTTATGCGATCAATATCGGCGCTTATTACTTTCTGTGGAATGCGATTTATGGCGGACAATCTACGATGGGCGGGTTAACTGCGCATCAGATGGTGACGTATGTGGCGATTAGCTGGATGGCCCGTGCGTTTTATTTCAACAACATTGACCGAGAGATGGCGCAGGACATTAAAGAAGGTAAAGTGGCCATTGAAATGATTCGGCCCTACAATTATCTCGTTGTCAAAATGATGCAAGGACTTGGTGAAGGGATTTTTCGTTTGGTGTTCTTTTCGGTTCCAGGTATGGTGATTGTCAGCTTCATTTTTCCGATTAGCTTTCCAGCAGATGTTTCGATCTGGAGCTGGTATGCGATTAGTCTTGCGTTTAGTTTTATTATCAACACCCAGATTAACTTGATTACGGGATTGCTCACGTTTTTCTTTTATAACAACGAAGGGCTGATGCATGCAAAGAGGGTAATTGTGGATTTATTCTCTGGCTTGATTCTGCCGATCAGCTTTTATCCGCTGTGGGCGCAACATATTTTGCAGTACTTGCCGTTTCAGGCGATTAGTTACGTACCGGGTGTCATATTCACCGGCGCATTAACTGGGGAGAAATTGTATCATGCGCTGCTTATTCAGGGCGTATGGGTTGTGGTACTTCTGATCCCGATTTCTCTAATGTGGTGGCAGGCTCGGAGGAATGTGATCATACAGGGTGGATAA